In a single window of the Novosphingobium sp. IK01 genome:
- a CDS encoding asparaginase, with amino-acid sequence MRIHLVDAGGTITSVVGAGGALAGAGDADGNGAGEALRALLPAGAPPFSVEKVYAGLSEAMGFADFARVAEAIGRACRDPEVAGVVVAHGTDTMEEAAYYADLLHDRSKPVVFTGAQRAAHAPDFDGTANLGDALALAGFAQARDHGVLIVFGGLILPAAQATKVHLAQTQGFAARDGNAGRIEGRAITLPRPGVCPGARVGPLARGPLGERVALITLSAGMSGKLIDAAVAAGYEGIVLAGLGSGNAPDAVVEAVGRALGAGVAVALGTRCLAGSVDGVYSSGHALVAAGALPLRELPAPQARILLAAGLENGITPLSALFA; translated from the coding sequence TTGCGTATCCATCTTGTCGATGCTGGCGGAACGATCACGTCGGTGGTGGGCGCCGGGGGCGCTCTGGCGGGTGCGGGGGACGCAGACGGGAATGGGGCCGGAGAGGCCTTGCGCGCGCTCCTGCCCGCAGGGGCGCCGCCGTTCTCGGTCGAGAAAGTCTATGCCGGGTTGAGCGAGGCGATGGGCTTTGCCGACTTCGCCCGCGTGGCCGAGGCGATTGGCCGGGCCTGCCGCGATCCCGAAGTGGCCGGGGTGGTCGTGGCCCATGGCACGGATACGATGGAGGAAGCGGCCTATTACGCCGATCTGCTCCATGATCGCAGCAAGCCGGTCGTTTTCACCGGAGCCCAGCGGGCCGCCCATGCTCCCGATTTCGACGGCACGGCCAATCTGGGCGATGCACTGGCGCTGGCGGGATTTGCCCAGGCGCGCGACCATGGCGTGCTGATCGTTTTTGGCGGGCTGATCCTTCCTGCGGCGCAGGCCACGAAAGTCCATCTGGCCCAAACGCAGGGCTTTGCCGCGCGCGATGGCAATGCCGGGCGGATCGAGGGGCGCGCGATCACCTTGCCCCGGCCCGGTGTGTGTCCCGGCGCGCGTGTGGGGCCTCTGGCACGCGGCCCGCTGGGCGAGCGCGTGGCGCTGATCACCCTGTCGGCGGGCATGTCGGGCAAGCTGATCGATGCCGCCGTGGCGGCAGGCTACGAGGGGATCGTGCTGGCCGGGCTGGGCTCGGGCAATGCGCCCGATGCCGTGGTCGAGGCGGTCGGTCGGGCGCTTGGCGCAGGGGTTGCCGTGGCGCTGGGCACGCGGTGTCTGGCGGGCAGTGTCGACGGGGTCTATTCGAGCGGCCATGCCCTCGTGGCCGCAGGCGCGCTGCCGCTGCGCGAATTGCCTGCCCCCCAGGCCCGCATCCTGCTGGCTGCGGGTCTGGAGAACGGGATCACGCCGCTTTCAGCGCTGTTTGCCTAG